TGATTTAGATCTAACGTTCCAAATTCAACCTCCTAAACAAAGATCCAACGGTGGATTTTATAAAACATTAttataaatcaaaacaaaaaaattataaaagaaataGTTTTTAACCTAAACCCCCACCTCCCTCCCTGTTGGGCACGCACAACCCCGTCCCCCTTTCACCCTCTCACCGCACACCCTCTCTGTTCCTCAGTTTTTTTTTCCGGCGAAAATTCATGAGTGACTTCGCCAGCTGAGTGTCCTGAGTACTTCCGTTGGATAAATGAAGATCTAAGCCCCTGGAGGAAGACCGGTATTACAGAGGAGATGGTGGAGCGAGCCAGAAGGACAGCAAATTTTCGTCTGGTAATACTAAATGGGAGAGCTAATGTAGAAACAAATCATAGATCATTTCAAACCAGGGATGTTTTTATACTATGGGGGATTCTGTAATTGTTGTGGTTGTACCCAGGCAAGGTTGTACCGGTGGTGAGGCCGCAGATGATTGTGTGTACCCGCCTAGTTCTCCATGGATTTTGCTCTTATTTCTCTTTAAATGGGATTTGCTCTGTTTAATGAGAAatcaaaaaaattcaagaaacaacAGCTTAGTTTAAAAACAGGTTAGTTGGTTCAGGTATTTCATCAAATAGCTTAAAGGCATCATTTAAAAACTCAAACTCCCCGTACAATTTGTGAGGGAAATGGAGACATTTAGTGGAAGGCTGTGGAGGGATGAGATAAAGGagaagagggagagagagagagagaggggtgGGGGCCGAATGGAGGGGTGGCCGGGAGAAATTCCGGGCGTTGGCCGGAAAGGCAGATGAAGGAAAATaagttttaatttattttttactttaaaaatctatatttagattttttttttaaaatttatgttaGTTAATTCAACCGAATGCGGTTGATTTTAGAATCTTATCTTTGACTATATATGGTTGAATTTAAGTTTTTGGCGGGCactttaaattttttaaaaaaattcaaaattttgggcggaatttttaaatttcaagtgaaaattcaaattttactgaatgcggttgtatttaagcggttgtatttagccggtCGTATTTATCCGGTCGTATTTAGCCGGTCGTATTTAGTGTAAATACAACCGGTCTGCTAAATATTACTCGAGCATTTTCGACCGGTCGAgaaaccggttgtatttagctaaatacaaccggaaacggtcgaatttaactaaatacaaccgatTTTTTGCCGGTTGTATTTCCCCGTTTTTTTTGTAGTGTTACCATACATTAAGTATATACCTCAATAAGGTTTGTGGGCACCTTTTCAGCATATGCCATGTCTTTGTTTCTGACATAGCAGTCTTGATTCATGACCTACATGTTAAAACACTTGTTTGAATAGTTGTAAAAACTATGTTGTATATCAGAGAGAGTAGAACGTAAATTTATGTTAACTTACTAAACCTTACCAGGTGATTGGCAGGTACTTCCATCAAGGAAAAGGTTACTTTGATCAGCAGGTTCATATTGCTGCTCAGGGAGAACATTATCGAATGTAGAAGATGTCAAATTTCTCTGTGAAATAAATGTATTGCAAACTTCTTGTCCCCTGCCAGTATAGCAGTTTGATGGCTGCATTTGTTTAGAAAAGCCATTTTGATTCATGTGAATCGGAGCCAAGGTTTAGACTATTTTCCCATTTTGGAGTGTTTTAAACAAGTCTGGATTTTGTTCTGCTTCAGACTGTTTCTCTTGGTCGATTCGGTACTTCTGCGAATATTAGAATAAAGAAGACATTAGAACAGCAGAATTAGAAATTCTCGTCACACAGAAGAAAGGAGAAAAGAGGGGGGAGGAACTAACTTGCAAGTGACTGGCTACTTGTTCCCTCCTCAGTCCAGGCACATTCATTACGGTAACAATGTTCCTCGGAATAGATCCTACAACAAAAATTCATCGCGGACAATTCAAGTATGTGAGATATAATCAACATCATTAAACTGTAGTGAAAGACTTGTTAAAATGTAACATCTTACCTTGAGGCCCTAGATGCTGCACAGCTCTTACAAACTTGTCATGGAGAAAAGGTGTCCAATTAAGCTTGTTCTTTTTGTTAGAAGAGCTTTGTCTTTCAGAACTCTGTTTTTGCCATGATTATGATCTTCATTATCAGTTATCTGAAGCTTTCGCTTCGATTTCTTTCATATAACTTATTACCAGTGTCATCTTCATTGTCCTTAGCAGAACTATCATCAGATATTAAGTTTTTCCCTTTAGCTAGATTCTTTTTCCATTGGTTCACAAAATCCCATATTGATTTCAAGTCTTCTGTAGTAATGGGCTTAACTACGAAAAGGGAAGCTCCACTCTGACTTCCCTCGCATAGATTACTAGCTTCTCTGTCACCTGACATCACTAACAATAAAATTTCAAGAGTTTGATTAGTCTGTTGGTGAAGATCATTGAGGGAACTGTACAACTAAAATTGAGGAAAAAAAATCCAAAAGATTGATACTAATCATTTGAAAAACTAATCTAAAAACCGAGGAACCACCTTCTTAATATCGTTTACTATTGCATAAAAAATTTATTATGCGGTTCAAAAAAATTACGGTAATCAAAAAAATACCTAACATAGCACTAGATAAAACTATTTTCATAAAGCGCGGttatatattaatgaaatttaaatTCAGTTATACTGACACTCACATACAACCGGTAATTGAAAATCTTGATGAATCCTTCTTTGTAGTTCAAACCCATCCATGCCTGGCATGTGGACATCAGATACCACCAGATCAAACTTAATGACTCCAGTCTGTAGGATGCGCAAAGCATCCAGAGGATGTTGGGAAAGTAATCTAAACTTATTCTGCAATTtcagtattttattttattgatttGGTTGTGCTGTCATGATCTGTAACCAAGTATTTGGTTGCAATGGTTAATTGTTAATTGAGAGTTTTCAGGAGGAATAAAAGGATAGTCACTAAGTAATTGTAGGATATTAGTTGTAGTTTCTGTTTTTAGCATCTTGTCTGTACATTGAGTCTTGTATAAGTACGCTGGTTATGATGAATGGAAAAATACATTGCTGCAATATTTCTTCCCAGTTGCAAAACAAACACATATATCTATATTTATTTCCAAGaatctggtatcagagccataGTGAATTAACGGATGTCAAAGGACAGTAAGACGGAGACaagcaaaacaaaagagatcGGACTGACCTATCCTATGTTGAATCGAGGAAACTACACGGCGTAGGGTTTAAAAATGAAAGTCTTTATGGAGGCGCACAGAGTGTGGGATGCAATTGAGCCTAAGGATCCGAAAATAGTGATTGAGGAGAGAACTGACAAGGTTGCACTTGCCGCTGTGTATCAGGGCATTCCGGAGGACATCTTGTTGTCGGTTGCAGAGAAAAAGATGGCGAAAGAGACTTGGGAAGCAATAAAGACGATGTGTCTAGGTGCCGATCTTGTTAAGAAGGCGAAAATTCAGACCCTCAAATCTGAATTCGAGTCTCTAAACATGAAGGACAATGAGTCACTTGATGATTTCTGCATGAAATTGTCCGGACTAGTGACAAACATACGAATGTTGGGAGAAGAAATTAAGGAAGCATATGTCGTGAAGAAGCTACTTCGAGCAGTCCCTGCAAAGTTCTTGCAAATTGCTTCAACTATCGAGCAGTTTGGCAACTTGGAGGAGATGACAATTGAAGAGACTGTTGGGTCTCTTAAATCCCATGAAGAGAGGCTACGAGGTCAAGTCGAGACCTCTGGAGGACAGTTACTTCTCACAGAGGAATAATGGACCAAGAAAGACAAGGaggaaagaaagctgttgtacaCGCGAGAGGAATGGATGCGGAAAAACAACAAGGGTGGAGCCGATGTGTCCTTGAGCCAGAGAGCCAGGAGTAACAGTGAATATCGAAGTAGAGAGTCCGGACGTAATTGGCGTGACAAGAGTAAAGTCCGGTATTTTAATTGTGGCGCATATGGTCATTATGCGGCTGAATGTAAGAAGCCTAGACGAGATAAGGATCAGAAGGAAGAAGTAAATATGGTGCAGATGCAGGATGATGAACCTGCTTTGCTAATGACAGAGtttgaagaaaataatgaaaaagtGATGCTGCTCAATAAAGATAAAGTAGTGCCAACACTAAATAAAAGTGATGTGGGGAATCAAGTAGACTCAAATCTATGGTATTTGGACAACGGTGCCTCAAATCATATGACGGGTCAGAGATCTAAATTTGCAGAGTTGGACGAGAACATTACAGGGTACCAATTTTGGAGATGGTTCTGTCGTGCACATTAAGGGAAAGGGTTCAGTAATTCTATGCTGCAAAAATGGAGGGGAAAGAATTCTTCGTGAGGTAAACTACATTCCCACTCTTTGCAATAACATTATTAGTCTTGGGCAAATGTCGGAGGAAGGAAATAAGGTGATTCTCAATGGCGAGTATCTATGGGTTTATGACAAAGAAAATTTGTTATTAATGAAGGTCAAGAGATCGATGAATAGGTTGTATAAAATCATTATAGACAGTAGGAAATCAAGTTGTTTGCTATCAAAGTGTGATGAAATCTCGTGGTTTTGGCACTCTAGGCTTGGCCATGTAAATTTTAAAGCGATGTCGTTGATGTCCTCAAATCAGATGGTGCGGGGCTAGCGAATGATTAAACAGAAAAATGAAGTGTGTTCTGGATGCTTAATGTCAAAGCAAACAAGGCGACCTTTTCCGTCTCAAGCTACTTACAGTGCAAAGGAGGTTTTGGAACTGGTACATGGTGATTTATATGGGCCAATTACACCAGCAACTCCTGCCGGAAATCGATATTTTCTTTTGTTGATAGATGATTATAGTAGAGTGATGTGGGCTTACATGTTAAAAAACAAGGATGATGTACTTGAAACGTTCAAGAAATTCAGACTTCTAATTGAGAACAGCCCCGAGAAGAAAATCAAAACGCTAAGAACAGATAGGGGAGGAGAATTTTGCTCAAAGGCATTCAACTCGTACTGTGAAGGGGCAGGAATAAATTGACATTATACAGCCCCCTACTCGCCACAGCAAAACGGCGTAGTAGAGAGAAGGAATAGAATGGTGGTTGAGATGGCCCGGAGTTTTTTGAAGCAGATGCAATTACCATCTATGTTATGGGGAGAGGCCATTCGACACTCAGTGTACATTTTAAATCGCTTACCCACAAGAGCCGTGTCTGGAGTAACACCATACGAGGCCTGGTGTAAGACTAAGCCTGACATTGGGCATGTTCGTGTCTTTGGTTGCATAGCCTACATGAAAATACCATCACAATACACGAAAAAACTCGATGACAGAAGTAAAGTTGTAATTAATCTTGGCAAAGAACCGGGGACTAAAGCCTACAGGTTATATGATCctgaaaataaaatattacacGTAAGCAGAAATGTCGTATTTGACGAGAAAAAGGCATGGGACTGGGAGAAAACCAGTGAGGTTGAAGAAGCTCGAACTGGTACATTTTCTGTGATGACTAGGTTTACAGATGAAGAATAAGAAACAACTGAAGGGGAACAAACACCAGTGACACATGGTCAAAACTCAAGTGAAGAAAGCTACCAAAACCCAAGCAGTGAGAGTTCGAATGatcaaacaggggaaagtatGTCAAGTTCTGAGTCTGAAAGCAACACCGAGCAGCCAAGAAAATTCAGAACTCTATAAGAAATATACGATGCCAGTGAGGCAATCGAACTTGAAGACGAAGAATTGTTACTCATGGGCGTGGATGAACCATCGAACTACAAGCAAGCAGCGATGGATAAGAATTGGCGATTGGCTATGAAACAAGAGATGGACGCAGTTGAAAAGAATAATACCTGGAAACTGTCCGAGCTACCCCCCAGCCACAAAGCTATTGGCTTAAAATGGATCTACAAGCTCAAAAGGGACAAGAATGGAAAAATTGTGAAGTATAAAGCGAGAATTATAGCTAAAGGGTATGTGCAAAAATGGGGAGTGGATTTTGAGGAGATTTTTGCACCCGTCACTCGACTTGAAACGGTGCGACTTTTACTAGCTCTGGCTGCAAAACATGGCTGGGAGGTGCATCACCTGGATGTAAAAAGAGCATTGCTGAATGGTGATATtcaggaagaggtatatgtttgTCAGCCAGATGGTTTTGTAATAAAGGATAAAGAACACCTCGTATATAGACTCATTAAAGCATTATACGGCCTAAGACAGGCCCCTCGTGCCTGGTACGCCAAGCTGAGTAAGAACCTGGAATCACTTGGGTTTAACAGGTGTCCGTATGAACATTAGGTGTACACAAAAGGGATTAGTGATGAGAGACTAATTATTGGCGTATATGTGGACGATCTTTTAGTGATAGGGACATCAGTTTCGGTCATTAAGGATTTTAAGAAACAAATGGGCGAAAAATTTGAAATGAGTGATATGGGTCATTTGTCTTACTACCTTGGAATTGAAGTAGCACAAGGATCTGGTTTTGTTGAACTTAAACAAACGGCgtatgccaagaaaattctggAGAAGGCTGGGATGGTGGATTGCAACCCAACAAAGTTCCCCATGGATGAAAAGGAGTGTCTCACGAAAGATGAAGGTGGTAAAACTGTGGATGCCACTCAGTTTAAAAGTATGATCGGAGGTCTGCGCTATCTGGTACACACTCGACCCGACATAGCTTACTCGGTTGGGATGGTTAGTAGATTCATGGAATGTCCAACTACACTCCACTAAATGCGGCGAAGGGTATTCTACGTTATGTGAAGGGTATAGTTGAATATGGCTTGGTATATACAAGGGAGAGTGGTAATAACTTGCTTACTGGGTACTCAGACAGTGACATGGGTGGAAGTATTGAAGATTGCAAGAGCACGGGAGGAATGGTTTTCTACATAAATGAGAGTCTCATAACCTGGGTTTCGCAAAAACAAAGGTGTGTGGCACTTTCAACTTGTGAAGCAGAATTTATGGCAGCAACTGCAGCTGCGTGCCAAGCTGTTTGGTTGAGAAAGCTCTTGGGACAGTTAACTGGGAATTATGTGGGTCCTGTAGTACTGTATATCGACAACAAGTCAGCTATTGACCTAGTAAAAAACCCGGTTTTTTACGGACAAAGCAAGCATATAGACATTCGCTATCACTTTGTTCGGGAGTGTATTGAACGGGGAGAGATTGTAATCAAGCATGTGGTCACGAACAGTCAACGAGCTAATATAATGACTAAAGCTCTCAACACAGTCAAGTCCGAGAGCATGAGGAAACTACTGGGTGTGAAAGATTTGCATAAATAAGTTCAGATTAAAGGGGAGAATGTTGGGAAAGTAATCTAAACTTATTCTGTTATTtcagtattttattttattgatttGGTCGTGCTGTCATGATCTGTAACCAAGTATTTGGTTGCAATGGTTAATTGTTAATTGAGAGTTTTCAGGAGGAATAAAAGGATAGTCACTAAGTAATTGTAGGATATTAGTTGTAGTTTCTGTTTTTAGCATCTTGTATTTACATTGAGTCTTGTATAAGTACGCTGGTTATGATGAATGGAAAAATACATTGCTGCAATATTTCTTCCCAGTTCCAAaacaaacacatatatatatatatatatatatttatttccaAGAGAGGATCCTTGGCAGTCAATACTATGAGAAAACAAAACAAGAAAATATTAGACGCAAAATCTGTTAAGTAACGATATTTTATTATTCATTCAAACTGAGACTCTAATATAGAAAGAAAGAGAACATGTCCTACAAAGTAGGAACTAAACCAACTGAACTCCTAAAAATATTCAACTACTAACGTTATTCTCCAATACTCCTATTATGACGCTAAGCACCTGATGACCACGACCAACTCTTAGCATCAGATACAGACATCAGCTAACAAACAAAGCaacaacaaaataaaatatataaactAACTCGAGTTTAGATTAAATACCCACAATATTTTCATTGGTACTTTCATTTTTTGAGCCACTGTTCTGGTTATTTGACTTGCAAATCTCCATGTTGATAGTTGAAATGTATCTGCAACAGTAGCGGAACCAGAATTTCGATAGAACAGATGTAGCGCCTAATTATGTGTCCAATATGCATAAATATATACCACATGCAGAGCAAGTCGGAATCTACGTATGGGCATTTTGGGACATGAATGTGAATGGtgaataattataataatatattttttaatatgacATATTTCCCGAAATGTCACAATTAAGAGAACTTTTTGTGAGATCTAATTAATTTTTCTTGATATCAAGACACAATATTAAGCACTCGTCAAAGTTGTacaacaaaa
This sequence is a window from Apium graveolens cultivar Ventura unplaced genomic scaffold, ASM990537v1 ctg5282, whole genome shotgun sequence. Protein-coding genes within it:
- the LOC141702562 gene encoding uncharacterized protein LOC141702562 gives rise to the protein MRKNNKGGADVSLSQRARSNSEYRSRESGRNWRDKSKVRYFNCGAYGHYAAECKKPRRDKDQKEEVNMVQMQDDEPALLMTEFEENNEKVMLLNKDKSWTRTLQGTNFGDGSVVHIKGKGSVILCCKNGGERILREVNYIPTLCNNIISLGQMSEEGNKVILNGEYLWVYDKENLLLMKVKRSMNRLYKIIIDSRKSSCLLSKCDEISWFWHSRLGHVNFKAMSLMSSNQMVRG